In one Brassica oleracea var. oleracea cultivar TO1000 chromosome C9, BOL, whole genome shotgun sequence genomic region, the following are encoded:
- the LOC106316366 gene encoding uncharacterized protein LOC106316366, translating into MCLLKRFWYKLYQFGGFHLTFQSEDDGPSAQRPTAVSEDQSCKAVLERLTMSGDHRSRITRLESELGGELSNHNLLAMPVRLEQKDNVDALVQKFLRQILC; encoded by the exons ATGTGCCTTTTGAAGAGGTTTTGGTATAAATTGTATCAATTTGGAGGATTTCACTTGACGTTTCAATCAGAAGACGACGGCCCAAGCGCCCAGAGGCCGACGGCTGTATCTGAAGATCAGAGCTGCAAGGCAGTGTTAGAGAGG CTTACGATGTCAGGGGATCACCGTTCTCGCATAACAAGATTG GAATCTGAACTG GGAGGTGAGTTGTCGAACCATAACTTGTTGGCAATGCCGGTAAGACTTGAGCAAAAGGACAATGTTGACGCTCTTGTACA
- the LOC106314791 gene encoding uncharacterized protein LOC106314791 has protein sequence MSTSKDNWKPEETRYFFQLYAEERRKGNKVGQQMNKVGKKNIMDAFELRFKKGFSDWKRDYKNKYDSSRKKYIRIRMLTQNRTGLGYDNMGRIDMSDDWWKERERECPGIRKAFCKEIDNMDMFEAEFGGVVVTGAEGWSAQHGEASLNSRVGGDIAEDEADSQPAAETETQGQAPRQTQPAAQTHSGGSRAKRRRKEKDVAVEACEKRTAALEVKNMLAKQLMEREQPFSVETV, from the exons ATGTCGACGTCAAAAGAT AATTGGAAACCTGAGGAAACTAGGTATTTTTTCCAACTCTACGCGGAAGAGAGAAGAAAAGGAAATAAGGTTGGTCAGCAAATGAATAAAGTAGGAAAAAAGAACATCATGGATGCGTTTGAGCTGAGGTTTAAGAAGGGATTTTCCGATTGGAAGAGGGACTACAAGAACAAGTACGACAGCAGCAGAAAAAAATACATCAGGATTAGGATGCTGACTCAGAACAGGACAGGACTTGGGTATGATAACATGGGAAGGATCGACATGTCAGATGATTGGTGGAAAGAGCGCGAAAGG GAGTGTCCAGGAATTAGAAAAGCCTTCTGCAAAGAAATTGATAACATGGATATGTTTGAAGCAGAATTTGGTGGTGTAGTAGTTACTGGAGCAGAAGGTTGGAGTGCTCAACATGGAGAAGCAAGCTTGAATTCGAGAGTTGGTGGAGATATTGCTGAGGATGAAGCTGATTCTCAGCCAGCAGCAGAGACAGAAACCCAGGGCCAAGCTCCTCGCCAAACTCAACCAGCAGCTCAGACTCATTCTGGAGGTTCAAGAGCAAAACGAAGGCGTAAGGAGAAAGATGTGGCTGTGGAGGCATGTGAAAAAAGGACAGCTGCTCTTGAAGTGAAGAATATGCTAGCAAAACAATTGATGGAGCGTGAACAACCATTCAGTGTTGAGACCGTATAA